Proteins co-encoded in one Setaria viridis chromosome 9, Setaria_viridis_v4.0, whole genome shotgun sequence genomic window:
- the LOC140221192 gene encoding uncharacterized protein, which yields MDRLLATHDADVAKLLAYYDDGLASYESQFTAYRTWVDEDARAASILVASIEDKVSADIIELDFAHQMWAFLRTRYEPTGQSTFLAAIRQEQLVRQGDGTVDDFYGQISTIWRQLDTLSPPLSPSTCQSCLC from the coding sequence ATGGATCGATTGCTTGCTACTCATGATGCAGATGTGGCGAAGCTCCTTGCTTATTATGATGATGGTCTTGCATCTTATGAGTCTCAGTTTACTGCATACCGGACATGGGTTGATGAGGATGCTCGAGCTGCTTCTATTCTTGTTGCTAGCATTGAGGACAAGGTTTCGGCTGATATTATTGAGCTTGATTTTGCACATCAGATGTGGGCTTTTCTTCGCACACGTTATGAGCCCACTGGTCAGTCTACTTTTCTTGCAGCCATTCGTCAGGAGCAGCTCGTTCGACAGGGTGATGGTACCGTTGATGATTTCTATGGTCAGATTTCTACTATTTGGCGCCAGCTCGACACTCTTAGTCCTCCGTTGTCTCCTAGCACCTGCCAGTCCTGCCTGTGTTAG